A portion of the Echeneis naucrates chromosome 5, fEcheNa1.1, whole genome shotgun sequence genome contains these proteins:
- the manf gene encoding mesencephalic astrocyte-derived neurotrophic factor produces MLCLSGLSVALALALVPGPSEALKEGECEVCVSFLGKFYQSLKDNNVKFNSADIEKAITKTCKEAKGKENRFCYYIGATSDAATKMINEVSKPLSYHVPVEKICEKLKKKDSQICELKYDKQLDLTTVDLKKLKVKDLKKILEEWGESCKGCAEKSDFIRKITELMPKYAPAAAKARTEL; encoded by the exons ATGTTGTGTCTAAGCGGACTGTCGgtggctctggctctggctctggttcCGGGTCCCTCCGAAGCCCTGAAGGAGGGAGAGTGTGAAG tgtgtgtgagcTTCCTTGGGAAGTTTTACCAGTCACTAAAGGACAACAATGTGAAGTTCAACAGCGCAGACATTGAGAAGGCCATCACAAAGACCTGCAAAGAAGCCAAAGGCAAAGAAAACCGCTTT TGTTACTACATTGGAGCAACAAGTGATGCGGCCACTAAGATGATCAACGAAGTGTCTAAACCGCTCAGCTACCATGTCCCAGTGGAGAAGATCTGTgagaaactgaagaagaagGACAGTCAGATCTGTGAACTGAAATACG ACAAACAGCTGGACTTGACCACAGTAGACCTGAAAAAGCTTAAAGTGAAGGACCTGAAGAAGATCCTGGAGGAGTGGGGCGAGTCCTGTAAAGGATGCGCAGAAAAGTCCGACTTCATCCGTAAAATCACAGAGCTCATGCCCAAATACGCCCCCGCAGCCGCCAAGGCACGGACAGAACTGTAA
- the rbm15b gene encoding putative RNA-binding protein 15B produces MKRQAGRETSPSRAVAKRIRERERESARREELPPPPPLALLLAESRGYHRRSRSREREKPRLREERAAALELHHRHELSLLGRPPLRTTTAAAAAAAAAAAAAAAAAAELPAARPGTLEYKTLLISNLGSQVSDEDVEDALFHEFKKFGDVSVKLSHTPELGRIAYVNFRHPEDAKEARHAKSSRLVLGDRQLKIEPMYVRRRSVTPPDVGYLPLHAPYPYRQRSLSPPGPGVSNIRDLRARHYALETLGLSRERERLLDYYGMLDERGRPYGFPPMPVVEDLKPEDDQRATSNLFIGNLDGNVTEAELRRGFDKYGIIEDVVIKRPARGQGGAYAFVKFQNLDMAHRAKVAMQGRLIGGNPIKIGYGKANPTTRLWVGGLGPGNSLAALAREFDRFGSIRNIDYVKGDSFAYIQYESLDAAQAACTQMRGFPLGGPERRLRVDFAKVEESPSRPFPPGYQPPVALPSHYELLGEAYSRHRSLERELRGARERSSPPTHSLLSQRERDRAVLERDYPTSPTRSLERRAGALEAFGRSGRGARSRSRSRERWLKEREERRTRRRSRSRSLSADRQTEEREKEREKERGRSRVRGPGGVVSPDVSPDRARVRAPDSTTEPRDHSPDSGVAGRHSTANEEDPPSGRHHGKRSSSVHLNNHHHRNSEVIAASSPAIHTDTHTSSSPSTLSEFAQASLSKTWHGFFALKNSSFPTDLFMLEGGPSFFNTVMKDSLKLQSQNQPSQLKIAQRLRMDQTRLDEVSRRIKLGRPDGFAILLALQGPIDRQAPAPEPGLQVRLLRHLVTYLRNKEAAGVVSLPAAKEGGPGAMLYAFPPGEFSQQYLQAAKRTVGNLDEEHMVIVIVTDTN; encoded by the coding sequence ATGAAGAGGCAGGCCGGGAGGGAGACGAGTCCGTCCAGGGCCGTCGCCAAACGGATCCGGGAGAGGGAGCGGGAGAGTGCGCGGAGGGAGGagctgccgccgccgcctccgctggctctgctgctggcGGAGAGCCGAGGATATCACCGCCGGAGCCGGAGCAGGGAGCGGGAGAAGCCGCGGCTGAGGGAGGAGCGGGCGGCCGCCCTGGAGCTCCACCACCGACACGAGCTCAGCCTCCTCGGCCGCCCGCCGCTCCGGACCACCAcggcggcggcagcggcggcCGCGGCCGCAGCAGCCGCAGCGGCAGCCGCCGCCGCCGAGCTCCCGGCCGCCCGGCCGGGCACCCTGGAGTACAAAACCCTGCTCATCAGCAACCTGGGCTCGCAGGTGTCGGACGAGGACGTGGAGGACGCGCTGTTTCACGAGTTCAAAAAGTTCGGGGACGTCAGCGTGAAGCTGTCCCACACCCCGGAGCTGGGCCGGATCGCCTACGTCAATTTTCGGCATCCGGAGGACGCCAAGGAGGCCCGGCACGCCAAGTCCTCCAGGCTGGTGCTGGGGGACCGGCAGCTGAAGATCGAGCCCATGTACGTGAGGAGGCGGAGTGTCACGCCGCCGGACGTCGGCTACTTGCCCCTGCACGCACCCTACCCCTACCGGCAGCGCTCCCTGTCCCCGCCGGGCCCCGGGGTGAGCAACATCAGGGACCTCCGAGCCAGACACTACGCCCTGGAGACCCTGGGGCTGAGCcgggagagggagaggctgcTGGATTACTACGGCATGCTGGATGAGAGGGGCCGGCCCTACGGCTTCCCTCCAATGCCGGTGGTGGAGGATTTAAAGCCGGAGGACGACCAGAGGGCCACCAGCAACCTTTTTATTGGGAATCTGGACGGTAATGTTACAGAGGCCGAACTGAGGAGGGGCTTTGACAAGTACGGCATCATCGAGGATGTTGTGATCAAACGCCCAGCCCGTGGACAGGGTGGCGCGTACGCTTTCGTCAAGTTCCAGAACCTGGACATGGCCCACCGGGCCAAAGTGGCCATGCAGGGACGGCTGATTGGTGGCAACCCAATAAAGATCGGTTATGGCAAAGCCAACCCCACCACAAGGCTTTGGGTGGGCGGCCTCGGGCCCGGAAACTCTCTTGCTGCTCTTGCTCGGGAATTTGACCGGTTTGGGAGCATAAGGAATATCGACTACGTTAAGGGGGACAGTTTTGCCTACATTCAGTATGAAAGTCTGGATGCAGCTCAAGCCGCCTGCACCCAGATGAGGGGTTTTCCCCTCGGTGGCCCCGAGCGGCGTCTGAGGGTGGACTTTGCAAAAGTTGAGGAGAGTCCGTCCCGGCCGTTTCCTCCGGGCTACCAGCCTCCCGTGGCGCTCCCGTCCCACTACGAGCTCCTCGGGGAGGCCTACAGCCGCCATCGAAGTCTGGAACGAGAGCTGAGGGGAGCCAGGGAGCGTTCGTCACCGCCCACCCACAGCCTCCTGTCCCAGCGGGAAAGAGACAGAGCCGTGCTGGAGAGAGACTACCCCACGAGCCCCACCAGGAGTTTGGAGAGGAGAGCGGGGGCGCTGGAAGCTTTCGGGAGGAGCGGGAGAGGAGCGAGGAGCCGGAGCAGGAGCAGGGAGCGATGgctgaaggagagggaggagaggaggaccaggaggaggagcaggagcaggagtcTGTCAgccgacagacagacagaagagagggagaaggagagggagaaggagagggggaggtcAAGAGTCCGAGGTCCAGGAGGGGTGGTCTCTCCTGATGTGAGCCCAGACCGGGCCCGGGTCCGAGCCCCCGACTCCACCACAGAACCGAGAGACCACTCCCCCGACAGCGGCGTAGCAGGACGCCACTCCACCGCTAACGAAGAAGATCCACCGTCTGGCCGCCACCACGGCAAGAGGTCCTCCAGTGTGCACCTGAACAACCACCACCATCGAAACAGCGAGGTCATCGCCGCCAGCTCCCCCGCCatccacacagacacgcacacctcctcctctccgaGCACGCTGTCGGAGTTCGCCCAGGCGTCTCTCTCCAAAACGTGGCACGGCTTCTTCGCTCTGAAGAACAGCAGCTTCCCCACAGACCTGTTCATGCTGGAGGGGGGGCCCTCGTTCTTCAACACGGTGATGAAGGACAGCCTGAAGCTGCAGAGCCAGAACCAGCCGAGCCAGCTGAAGATCGCCCAGAGGCTCCGCATGGACCAGACCCGCCTCGACGAGGTGTCGCGCCGCATCAAACTGGGGCGGCCCGACGGCTTCGCCATCCTGTTGGCCCTCCAGGGTCCCATCGATCGCCAGGCCCCCGCCCCCGAGCCGGGCCTGCAGGTGCGCTTGCTCCGCCACCTGGTGACCTACCTGCGGAACAAGGAGGCGGCGGGAGTCGTGAGCCTGCCTGCTGCGAAAGAGGGCGGGCCCGGGGCGATGCTGTACGCCTTCCCCCCCGGAGAGTTCTCTCAACAGTACCTGCAGGCAGCCAAAAGGACTGTGGGTAACCTGGATGAGGAGCACATGGTGATTGTGATCGTCACTGACACTAACTGA